A segment of the Gossypium hirsutum isolate 1008001.06 chromosome D10, Gossypium_hirsutum_v2.1, whole genome shotgun sequence genome:
AATAAACCCattcaaaaaataacaacaaaaaactaaaataaaatacaggAAATGTTATATTGACATATTACAAAAGGGTATTACAAAATTGAGTGCACCGTATTATACATAATAGACCTAGATTAAGGAATAACCAGCATCCTATTAATGCAACAAAGTATGGGAAAGTCAATATCATTACCTAATAAAGCATCAACACTTACAAATAAACAATAGCATACAACAAAAAAGGTTCCTTTCCAGAATTCATcgtataaaataaagaataacaaCAATCCTTGACCTACACTCATATCTATTCCACTTTCcacaaaaaagtataaaattgaaGGGAATATCCAATATCCTACTATTGAAACACTAATTTTTGACACTCGACATACGATACACATGGACACCATTAAAAGGAAAAGAATTCctgaaaatatattaataattgcATATGTTAAATAGGTGGGGGCTAACTCAGATATTGATTCATCGCAGGACACTGCAAGAAACGCTAATAATACTTGAAGTGCACTCCTAAAATCATGTGGAAAAGTTTTGAGTAAAGCTAGTGTTAGGAATAATGTTACGAGGAACACAAGATAGGTTGGAatatagaagagaagaaaatgcGTTTGACCCATGACTGATTTCCCTAGTACCATTGGATCATATGATCCTTTGGACTTTGAGGTATTTTCACCTTGCCAAACAACACCAGGTGGGCTTAGAGTGGCTTGGTAGGTTGCGGTTAGAAGCAGTCCTAAAATGACTAGCAAGGCATTGCGGTCATCGGCTGATATATTgtccatatttttaaaaattagtagtGATGCTTTTGTCACATACTTGACAACTTGTTTCTCCAACTTACGTTGTAAGTTTGAAACTACTGGAATAAAGCAGCCTTTCAGTATAGCAATGTTTTCTCTGTTGTTATGTTGTTGTGCAATACCCAGTGCGGTCAAACCAACTTGATTGGTAGCATGCTTATCAGCCTTGCAATTTAATAGTATTTTAAGCATCTGTTCAATTGATAGTTTAGGATATAAAAAGGCTAGAATCAATTAATCATGTCTATGAAGTAAAAAAAGAATCTATGTAATATGAATTACTATCGAAGGAGTTGAGTCGAACCGTGGGTTGGTTATGGATAGCGGCTATGTGTAGTGCAGTGTTGCCATCTTTATCTTTCCGGTTCACCACTTCCCAGTAATAGTCTTTCCTCTTAAGCGTTGGAATTAGGAGTTGGAGAACGTCCAGTCTATTGTTTTCGATTGCAATATGCAAAGCAGTGCGATTCTCAATTGTAACATCTTGGATACAATCAGGAGAAGCTTCCAGAAACGTATCCAACAGACCAAGCTGGTTTCCAACTTTACATTAGTAGTGCAATGGAGTCTTACCTTTCTTTCCTCTGACACGAACAAGATGTTTATCAATCTCCAAGAAGCGGAGCGCCATCTCTTATGCCCTTTTCTAACAGCAGTGTGAAGTGGGCTCAAACCTTGGTGGTTTAGCTTCCGAGCAAATGATGGCCTTAAGTTCATCATCTCCATTGCAAACTCGATGCACCCTTCTTCTGCAGCTATATGTAATGGAGTGTCGATAAACTCCACCTCATCAACACGCCTCAAAACATTTCCATTTCTTTGAATTACTCTATGCAATTCGTTAACCTTTCCAGTACGAGCAGCCTTTCTTAAATTTTCATCCATGTGAGGAAGACTAAAAATTGGAAGGTTGAAAGGGTTTAAGATCACTTAGAGCAATTTATTCAAAGAGAAAGAGAGAGTTAAAGGCAGACAAATGTGTGTATATTTCTGGTCTTGATTTTTGAGGTTTCGCCTTTAGTAGAGGAACACTTTTGGTCATGTTATAGTTTATTGAAAGAGCTTAAGCCCACTTACGGTGTTTATAACTAGAATGAGTGAAGACTTAGGTGCTCTGTCAAATGAAGTAGGTCAAGACTTCGCTGCAGCTTTGTTTATAAAGAAAGCATAAAAAGGAAGCCTTACATTTGGccaaattttaattgatatgcTTGCCATTTCATGTTGTCTTAATCCAGAAAAGCTACCTCTCagattattatttatgttataaaaccTGTTAACACAGATCAGTACTCAACAATTTTGTTCATATTATAGTTTTATTTCTTTAGGCTCAATCTCACACTTTCAAAACAAATTACCTATTTCCTCTTTTTTATCAGATtgaatttttaaatccaaaaaatgcatcaaatatactttttaactcataaatatagGGTGGTTAAAGGTTGATGAGTCAACCCATTTTGTACATATATCATATGGCCACTCTTCTGacactattttattttatatatcatattatcactagacgaattttagaaaaaaaaatcatgaaatatcaattttttctaaaaaagttcAATTAAAAAATGAGAGTAcacgttaatttttttttgaattacgaattaattaaacaattattatatcacatttaaaaaaattttaaaatatttttaaattataatttatagaGTTTATATTGATGAATTTCTCCTTTTCAcctatgatttttttttccaaaaggacttttcacataaaatttgtttgttattatttttcttgttattgttttaaaattattccTATTGCTTTTATGGACGTCTATATTTTTGGCGATGTCATGATTTAAACCAACAAAGGAACAATAGAAAAGACAGAAATTGAAGggtataagaaaatagaaaaaaggctgctttttaaatttgttttggaTATTTGGAGGAGTTTAaggatttcaaattttaaaaaataaatttattcgaATAAAAATACTGAATAATTTCCAAATTTATGAAGAATTTTAAGAGAGGATTTCGCTTGGCTCAaattcttctttttgtttaaatCTAATATATTTtcgatattttatttcattaaacatATTTATAGATTTACAAATCCAATGATTTACATACTAAATAttcttgtattattttatttttaatatatataattattcctTTTAATAATTAGTTTTTAATTCAAACAATTAGGATTGCtaacattttaaattaataaattaaatttttttaaaattttaaaattattcaatcaAACACGCGTTGAAATATTTAGtattaatgtattaaaaatatacttaaataaatgaaaaatgattatATAAAACTATGATACAAACTATTCTTTAtctttttctaataaaaaaataacaattaccGAAATTATTATTTGCTAATAAATGGTGGGATAAGACTTGAAATTAATGTTGAAGTTGAAGATATTGAAATCAAATGGAGCTTTATTTTGGGTTAATTGTAGGTTggacaagttagagagttacaacATTTATTAAACTGTTTTATGCATATATAATCGACAAAAATGAAGTAAAAACCAGCATCCTAGTAATACAATAGGGTATCTGGAGCTAATACCATCAACACCATTATCAATACCAATCAAAGAATCTATTCTAAAGAATAAACCATAACCTACAACTAAAATAATTCCTTTTAAGTACTCATCGGATAGAAAAAAGGACAACAAAAATTCTTAAATTACACCTCCAACTATTTCTCCacctaaaatggaaaaaaatgaaaaaaaaaatcaaacatccCACTATTAAAACACTGAATTTTGACACCTGATATGTGATGCACATAAACaccattaaaatgaaaataattgttGAAAATATACAGAGAATTCCCGATGTTAGAAAGGTAGGGTCTATGAAAGATATTGATTGATCGAAGCACATTGCAAGAAAGGCAAGTAGTTCTTGAAGTGCTGTCCTGAAACCATGGGGAAATGGTTTAAGCAGGGCTAGTATTAGGAAAAAGGTTACTATGAAGACAATATAAGTTGGAATATAGAAATGAAGAAAACTAGATTGATCCATGACTGATTTCCCTGGTACTGTTGAATCATATGATCCTTTggacgttgaggtattttcaccTTACCAAACACCACCAGGGGGGCTTAGACTGGCTTGGTAAGTTGCAGCTAGAAGTACTCCTAAAATTACTAGTAAGGCATTGCGGTCCTCCCCTGATATATTATCCATATTGTGAAAAATTAGTGATGATGCCTTTGTCACATGCTTGACGATTTGTTTCTCCAATTTACATTTAAAGTTTGAAACTTCTGGAATAAAGCAACCACGCAGAATAGTAATGCTTTCCCTATTATGTTGTTGTTGTGCTACATCCATTACCGTCCAACCAGCCTGATTGTTGGCATGCTTATCGGCTTTGCAGTTTAATAGTAGTTTAAGCTCTGTTCAAAAAGGCTACGTTTAGTTAATCCTACGTATGAAATACAAAAGAACCTAATCAATACGGACTGCTATTGAAGTAGATGAGTCAAACCTCGGGTTGATTATGGAAAGCAGATAACTGCAGTGCAGTGTTTCCATCTTCATCTATTTGGTTCACCACTTCCCGATAATAGTCTGTCTTCCAAAGTGTTCGAATTAGGACTTGGAGAACATCCAGTCTGTTGTTTTCTACAGCAATATGCAAAGCATTGCGATTCTCAATTGGAACATATTGTATACATTGAGGACAAATCTCTAAAATTCTATCCAACATGCCATCATGATTTCCAGCTTCACTTAAGAAGTGCAAGGGAGTCTTACCGTTCTTTCCTTTGACACGAACAAGATCATTATCCATTTCCAAGAAACGTAGAGCCATCTCTTTATGCCCTTGTTTAACTGCAATGTGAAGTGGGCTCAGGCCCTGTTGGTTTAGCTTCCTAGCAAATGCTGGCTTTAAGTTCATCATTTCCATTGCAAACCTAATGCATCCTTCTTCTGCAGCAATGTGTAAAGGAGTGTCGACAAACTCCACCTCATCAAAGTGCCTCAAAACATTTCCATCTCTTTGAATTAAATTGTACAAATCAGTAACATTTCCTGTACGAGCTGCTGTTCTCAACCTTTCATCCATGTGAGGTGGAAGGACCAATTGACAGAAGAAAATTTGAAAGAGCTTAAGCCCACTTACAAGGTTTACTAGAATGAGTAACGACTAAGGTGGTCTGTGAAATGAAGTAGGTCTTTCACATGTTCATACTCCAAAGTTTAAAATAGGAAACATTTATCAAGAATTTTCTGCAGCTTTGTTTATAAAGAAAGCAGAAAAAGGAATCTTTCAAGTCCGCCtgcttattattttaaagaaagTTACATTTGtccaaattttaattgatattctTGCCATTGGCTAAGCAGCctctcatattattatttatgtatttaggttgtttaaaatttttaaaattttatattactgAAGGTAAAATTGTATTAccttcttaaaaataataataatttaatttaatcttttaaaatttataaagatataaacaattaaaatgatgaaattaaatttttactatcgtaaaaattataatttaatttcgatttctcttaaaaaaattataccaaATAAGTTTTTTAATTCATAAAATATGATGGTTAAAGGTTGGCGAGTGAACCATTTTGTACATATATCATATCACATGGCCACTCTCGtgatactattttattttatatatcatattataatGGTGTTTTTGGATCACTAGAGGaatgttagaaaaaaaatcataaaaatatcaattttaaaaaaaaaacaaatctatTAAAAAATGAGAGTACACATTAATCTTTTTAATTACGCATTGATTAAACAATTATTAAAtgacattttataaaaaaatttaaaatacatttaaattaactataatttatttacacacacaaaaaaaaactataattcaTAGAGTCTACATTAAAGAACGAGTTAGTATAGGAAAGGTTATAGCAATGGATGTTTAATCTTTTTGGTGCTGTGATCTAAGCCAACAAAGGAACAATAGAAAAGACAGAAATTGAGCGATaaagtatatacatatttattatgtttttgaaggTTTCATTAACCTGgagttattatattataaaacttTGCATACTTTAAGGTTAAAAACTTGTGTTCATCCATGTGATCTAGTTTTATCCAATGATAAAACTATGCCTTTTGTATGCCCATACTCCAAATGTAAACAAATAGCATCTACAATAAACTTCATACTTCACTAGCATTGTATATCCCCTCCACCGCCACCCCTGTGGCTATCAATAAGTTCAGAATTAAGTAGCTGTGGTTTTCTCTTGTAAGGATGAGAACACAAGTTTcaatctaaaaaatattatttgttgtGTTAAGATATAATAAATCTGTTAAAGAAGTAGTTACAGATTAGCTGAGTTGTCAGCTATATTGTTAAGAGAAGCAGTTAGTTAGAGAGTCTATAAATGTTCACGATTGGCATTGTATTGAATCAAGTTAGAAGTCTAAATTCAGAATTGAAAACATTGTTCATTAAGAATTCTTTAGTTTCTTAGAACTTACCTATATTTCTTCATGGTATCAATCGCCTGGTGATCCTCTGCCATGGCTACCACGAATTCTGCTACTTCTGATTCTGTAGAACCGCAAGTGTCTGCGTTTGTTGCTGATCGAGTTGTAAATTCATTTCCTCGTCATGAGGTTGTGAAGCTAGATGAAGGCACCTTTGTTCAGTGGAAACAACAGGTGCGTTTTATTGTTAATGGTTACAATTTGTTTGGATTTCTTGATGAATCGGTTTCTCCTCAGCTGCGATTCATGCAAGCACCGGATGGTGCCCTTGTGGTGAATTCGACAGCCTCTGTTTATCACCAACAGGGTAATTTGATTACATCCTGGCTTCTATCAACAATCAATTCTTCGATCTTGTCTTCTTTTACAAATGTGCAAACCGCTTCGGATGTGTGGACGACGGCGTTGGCCTTGTTTGCAGCGGACACAGATCTGAAACAGTCCCGCCTGAGACATGATCTTCATTCCATCAAGAAGGGAAATCTGTCCATCCGAGATTATGTTGGATGTGTGCTCTTTTGGAGGCCTCTGATTCTTCGATCTCGGTGGCGGAACGAACGACGGTGTTTCTTCCCGGTCTTCCCTCGGAGTTTGACGCCGTGGTGTCGTCTGCTACACTGTCTTCGACCTCTCTTCCTTTCCAGCGTCTTGTCGATGCGCTGATCGAGTGTGAAAATCGTCAGGTGCAAGCGGCTAAAGAAGTTGTTTATGCCGCGAATATTAAGTGGAAGACTCGTCACCGGTTGTGGATGTTTCATCACGTGGGGGACGTTCGGTGGTGCGTGGCCGTGGTCGGAGCTTTCGGCCTCGGCTTCAGTGTCAGATCTACTCAAGGTTCAGTCACGTTGCTCAACGGTGCTATTTCCGGTACCATCATGAAGACGCATCTCCGGTGCAATTTCCGTCGTCGACTCCTCCTGCTACTGGGTTTTGTGGCTGGCCTTCACAGCAAAATACAAGGCCTAGAATTTCTAATGTTGGTCAAAATGGTTATGGGTCTGGTCAACATGGTGATAATGGTCAAAATTGGTTTGTTGATGGACCATTTAATACACAGCAGTGGGGGCCGCATGAACTTCAAAATGTTGGGCTCAATGATGGTTGGCCTAGGCAAAATATTGATGAGGGCCGTATGTTTAGGCCTCCATATTATGGGCCGAATGTTCTTGGGCCTAATCATGGGCCGAATGAAGGATTAGACAGGAGATTTGGGCCTACTCATGATAATGGGCCGAATGATGTTGGGCCGAATGCTTCTTTATTAGCACCTAACCCTGTTTCGAATAATGTGCAGCTTGACCCGGCTAAGCCATCCGGTAATGTTGGTGTTCCGTGGCGTACTAAACCACGAGCCTGTGTGTTTTCAGTGTCCAATATTTGTTTTGGGCTTCCTAGATTGGGAGATCTTCATGCGTCTGACTATTCTGATCTGTCTATCTCCGGTTCGCATATAAACTCCACACAACATGGGATTAGTAAAGATGGCTCTGACTCTCCGGTTCCTGGGCCAGCTAGCACTACATCCTGGTATCCTGATTCGGGTGCTAGTAATCACGTGTGTCAAGATCCTTCTGCACTGCGTGATGCTGTTCCATATTCAGGTACGTCCTCTCTTTTAATAGGTGATGGTACGCCTGCTATGATATCGTTTGTTGGTCAGGGTGTTTTGTCTACACAGTCTAGGTTACTTCGGTTATCTAATGTTCTGTGTGTTTCGGCTATTCGAAAAAATTTATTGTCAGTATCACAGTTTGCAACTGATAATGGTGTTTTATTTGAGTTTCACTCCACTTATTATGTGATTAAGGACAACATGACACAG
Coding sequences within it:
- the LOC107930709 gene encoding ankyrin repeat-containing protein BDA1, yielding MDENLRKAARTGKVNELHRVIQRNGNVLRRVDEVEFIDTPLHIAAEEGCIEFAMEMMNLRPSFARKLNHQGLSPLHTAVRKGHKRWRSASWRLINILFVSEERKLGLLDTFLEASPDCIQDVTIENRTALHIAIENNRLDVLQLLIPTLKRKDYYWEVVNRKDKDGNTALHIAAIHNQPTMLKILLNCKADKHATNQVGLTALGIAQQHNNRENIAILKGCFIPVVSNLQRKLEKQVVKYVTKASLLIFKNMDNISADDRNALLVILGLLLTATYQATLSPPGVVWQGENTSKSKGSYDPMLYTLIERDGNVLKRSDEVEFVNTPLHIAVDEGCIEFAMEIMSLKPSFARKLNHQGLSPTHLAVEKGHQEMALRLIETDNDLVRVRGENGVTPLHYICKVGSHDGLLDTFLKTCPNSIRDVTTANCTASQIATKNNQLDVLQVLTPKLGKKDCCWEVVNRKDKNVNTALHIAAC
- the LOC107930657 gene encoding ankyrin repeat-containing protein BDA1 — protein: MAEDHQAIDTMKKYRLRTAARTGNVTDLYNLIQRDGNVLRHFDEVEFVDTPLHIAAEEGCIRFAMEMMNLKPAFARKLNQQGLSPLHIAVKQGHKEMALRFLEMDNDLVRVKGKNENNRLDVLQVLIRTLWKTDYYREVVNQIDEDGNTALQLSAFHNQPESLNYY